A region of Thermodesulfobacteriota bacterium DNA encodes the following proteins:
- a CDS encoding tetratricopeptide repeat protein produces the protein MERESEKKRAAGAAGPGGAGLFILILAVALGAAAHRRNSVFLDDVTLWSDATAKNASSARGHYNLGVTYQRLGRTDDAIGEYKETIGLRPYLADPHLNLGNAYLKKGLMEEAAVEYGAAITAEPWNASAHYNLGLLHARQGRTLPAIEEYREALRLKPGHARARNHLGTAYLRLGKPGPAAEEYAEAVRLDPGRAEYRYNLGTAHAMNGSHDEAIRELSEALRINPDYPEALTNLGNLYVLTGRTGEAIETYEKALRLDPGLKEAHHNLGLLYAEKGLTDEADKKALEELKDR, from the coding sequence ATGGAAAGAGAAAGCGAAAAAAAGAGAGCGGCCGGGGCGGCCGGGCCTGGGGGAGCGGGGCTATTTATCCTCATTCTGGCGGTCGCCCTCGGGGCAGCCGCCCACAGGAGAAATTCCGTCTTTCTCGACGACGTAACGCTCTGGAGCGACGCGACGGCCAAGAACGCCTCGAGCGCGAGGGGCCACTACAACCTCGGGGTCACCTACCAGCGCCTGGGACGTACCGACGACGCGATCGGAGAGTACAAAGAGACCATCGGGCTCCGGCCCTACCTGGCGGACCCGCACCTGAACCTCGGCAACGCCTACCTCAAAAAGGGCCTTATGGAAGAGGCCGCCGTCGAGTACGGGGCCGCCATAACGGCCGAGCCGTGGAACGCCTCCGCCCACTACAACCTCGGGCTTCTCCACGCGAGGCAGGGGAGGACGCTTCCGGCGATAGAGGAGTACCGGGAGGCCTTAAGGCTCAAGCCGGGCCACGCAAGAGCCCGTAACCACCTCGGCACGGCCTACCTGAGGCTGGGTAAGCCCGGCCCGGCCGCCGAAGAATACGCGGAGGCCGTAAGGCTCGACCCCGGTCGCGCCGAATACCGCTACAACCTCGGGACCGCCCACGCCATGAACGGCTCCCACGACGAAGCGATCCGGGAACTGAGTGAGGCCCTTCGCATAAACCCCGACTACCCGGAGGCCCTAACCAACCTCGGCAACCTCTACGTCCTCACCGGGCGGACGGGCGAGGCCATAGAGACGTACGAAAAGGCGCTCAGGCTGGACCCCGGCCTGAAGGAGGCGCACCATAACCTCGGTCTCCTCTACGCGGAGAAGGGGCTTACGGACGAGGCGGATAAGAAGGCGCTGGAGGAGCTTAAGGACCGGTAG